The following are from one region of the Thermoproteus uzoniensis 768-20 genome:
- a CDS encoding DUF711 family protein, translated as MEIRAVALNVKWGFDPERISRFLEAAKKLRPLTVRVSVTTPPREGVRQTLKALEELGVEYAAIGIYEGDDLEELVRTYGVFAAVSSVDRYLEFLRRVEKQGEPHLARNVALLLGGVVYDSPYYPATAVKNEGVALSLLYPDDLESLDDVAAVLGSAERLGEAFASSIGERFLGVDGSLSPWGERSVARAIERLFGVRVGAWGTHSAIRALNEAIWSSGVRLVGFSEVMLPLAEDEELKRLVEGGALDLQKLVSYTSTCVAGLDMVPIEADEKALRRMLLDLEAIAKSKGRAVGVRVFPASGQYFDVPGFGKTPVLRP; from the coding sequence ATGGAGATCAGAGCAGTCGCCTTGAACGTGAAGTGGGGCTTCGACCCCGAGAGGATCTCGCGGTTCCTAGAGGCGGCCAAGAAGCTGCGTCCGCTGACCGTGAGGGTTTCCGTGACCACCCCGCCGAGGGAGGGCGTCAGGCAGACGTTGAAGGCGTTGGAGGAGCTGGGCGTGGAGTACGCGGCGATAGGCATCTACGAGGGCGACGATCTGGAGGAGCTCGTGAGGACCTACGGCGTCTTCGCCGCCGTGAGCTCCGTAGACAGATACCTCGAGTTCTTGAGGAGGGTGGAGAAACAGGGCGAGCCCCATCTGGCCAGAAACGTGGCGCTCTTGCTGGGGGGCGTAGTCTACGACTCGCCCTACTACCCCGCTACTGCGGTGAAGAACGAGGGCGTCGCGCTGTCGCTCCTCTACCCCGACGATCTGGAATCCCTCGACGACGTTGCGGCCGTCTTGGGCTCGGCAGAGAGGTTGGGGGAGGCCTTCGCGTCGTCCATAGGCGAGCGCTTCCTCGGCGTAGACGGGAGCCTATCCCCCTGGGGCGAGAGGTCCGTGGCGAGGGCTATCGAGCGCCTATTCGGCGTGAGGGTCGGCGCGTGGGGCACGCACTCCGCCATTAGAGCCTTGAATGAGGCAATCTGGTCCTCCGGCGTCCGCCTAGTGGGCTTCAGCGAGGTCATGCTGCCGCTGGCGGAGGACGAGGAGTTGAAGAGGCTGGTCGAGGGAGGGGCCCTAGACCTCCAGAAGCTCGTGTCCTACACATCGACGTGTGTCGCGGGCCTCGACATGGTCCCGATAGAAGCCGACGAGAAGGCCTTGAGGAGAATGTTGCTCGATCTGGAGGCCATAGCGAAGTCCAAGGGGAGAGCCGTCGGCGTGAGGGTCTTCCCGGCCTCCGGCCAGTACTTCGACGTGCCGGGCTTCGGCAAGACGCCCGTCCTGAGGCCTTGA
- a CDS encoding N-glycosylase/DNA lyase yields the protein MDVVVDVDKARAVAEIAGRLGLRRDTYDDGRLYPPRSDPREDQLAFFTAMVAVDHRTSTPLGPFEGYIDGEFYHGADALWRLGRKAYDEGLFKAERLAELTPREAERLFSIGDLKVWDFHVRLFLLRDLGKKALRAGGFEALIPDAVSEMVERLRRIRAYEDPVGKKALLLAKFLDGRGLVKFKDPENFDVPVDNHLSRIAYRLGIADVDYRQLFEGLELSREEDAEVRQKVKLAWRLVAKFSGVDPFTLDDFLWSFGRRVCTREAPKCGQCPFRSVCKANGLGQYPPEHSHQLTWYY from the coding sequence GTGGACGTAGTCGTGGACGTGGACAAGGCGCGGGCAGTGGCCGAGATAGCGGGGAGGCTCGGCTTGAGGAGGGACACCTACGACGACGGGCGCCTATACCCCCCTAGATCCGATCCGCGGGAGGACCAGCTGGCGTTCTTCACCGCGATGGTGGCGGTCGACCACAGGACCTCCACGCCGCTGGGGCCCTTCGAGGGGTATATAGACGGCGAGTTCTACCACGGGGCCGACGCGTTGTGGCGGCTCGGCAGGAAGGCCTACGACGAGGGCCTATTCAAGGCCGAGAGGCTGGCCGAGCTGACCCCTAGGGAGGCCGAACGCCTCTTCTCGATAGGGGATCTCAAGGTCTGGGACTTCCACGTCAGGCTGTTCCTACTGCGGGATCTCGGCAAGAAGGCCCTACGCGCAGGGGGGTTCGAGGCGTTGATACCGGACGCCGTGTCCGAGATGGTGGAGAGGCTGAGGCGAATCAGAGCATACGAGGACCCCGTGGGTAAGAAGGCGCTGTTGTTGGCCAAGTTCCTGGACGGACGCGGCTTGGTCAAGTTCAAGGACCCCGAGAACTTCGACGTGCCGGTCGACAACCACCTATCCAGGATAGCCTACAGGCTGGGCATAGCCGACGTCGACTACCGCCAGCTCTTCGAGGGGCTGGAGCTGAGCCGCGAGGAGGACGCCGAGGTGCGGCAGAAGGTGAAGCTCGCGTGGAGGCTGGTGGCCAAATTCTCGGGCGTCGACCCGTTCACCCTAGACGACTTCTTGTGGTCTTTCGGGAGGCGCGTATGCACTAGAGAGGCGCCGAAGTGCGGCCAGTGCCCCTTTAGGTCTGTCTGCAAGGCCAACGGCCTCGGCCAGTACCCGCCAGAGCACTCCCACCAGCTGACCTGGTATTATTAA
- a CDS encoding 6-carboxytetrahydropterin synthase, translating into MRLCVVARGSISVAHKPSFSALKGTLHGHDYVIRAAVCGPDDVDYVVDADELQRRLWSLLAEMDGKYLKSSREGEAPEPYYEIPCGPGGVTGECLARYIARHLGATWVEVCEGGLSTPCFYYGP; encoded by the coding sequence GTGCGTCTCTGCGTCGTGGCCCGGGGATCCATCTCGGTGGCCCACAAGCCCTCGTTCTCCGCCCTCAAGGGCACGCTCCACGGACACGACTACGTAATCAGGGCGGCCGTCTGCGGCCCCGACGACGTGGACTACGTCGTGGACGCCGACGAGCTCCAGCGCAGGCTCTGGTCGCTACTCGCCGAGATGGACGGCAAATACCTCAAGTCCAGCCGCGAGGGGGAGGCCCCCGAGCCCTACTACGAAATACCGTGCGGGCCCGGCGGGGTTACCGGCGAGTGCCTGGCTAGATATATAGCTAGGCATCTCGGCGCCACTTGGGTCGAGGTCTGCGAGGGGGGCCTATCGACTCCCTGTTTCTACTACGGCCCTTGA
- a CDS encoding NAD(P)-dependent oxidoreductase — protein MILTLTRIEVARRLLKYNRGLLKKGRPYGPMVRVFKQGRAELLRGKTVAVIGYGNVGRSIALNLRDSGLSVLVGDLLGSEYARRAKADGLEPRPIPEAAELGDVVVLALPDDAAPEIYRTEVLPGLHSGKALVLTSGFPAAYGLLQLPGGVDVALFVPKAPGPAIRDRYLQGRGYAAVVGVVEDVSGSALDVALAVADGAGAFKQGGFAVEASAREEALADLLGEQILKASLLAAIEVAFELMTKAGVPQELAAVELYGSGELGELGRLMSLVGPYGALRLQSPVDAYGQLARAGTYRKAIARVAARVLEEILGGDFPREIYLERAAGYVKFNALWRSVTASELAQADARLRAALRQGP, from the coding sequence ATGATCCTCACCTTGACCCGCATAGAGGTTGCAAGGCGCCTCCTAAAATACAATAGAGGGCTTCTTAAAAAGGGCCGCCCCTACGGCCCTATGGTGAGGGTGTTCAAGCAAGGGCGCGCCGAGCTGTTGAGGGGCAAGACGGTGGCCGTGATCGGCTACGGCAACGTGGGGAGGTCCATCGCTCTGAATCTCAGAGACTCGGGCCTCTCTGTCCTAGTGGGCGATCTGCTCGGTAGCGAGTACGCGAGGAGGGCCAAGGCCGACGGGCTGGAGCCGAGGCCTATACCCGAGGCCGCCGAGCTGGGCGACGTGGTGGTGCTGGCGCTTCCCGACGACGCGGCCCCCGAGATCTACAGGACCGAGGTCCTGCCCGGCCTCCACTCTGGCAAGGCCCTCGTGTTGACCAGCGGCTTTCCGGCCGCCTACGGCCTGTTGCAACTGCCGGGCGGCGTCGACGTGGCGCTTTTCGTGCCCAAGGCGCCCGGCCCCGCGATTAGGGACAGGTATCTGCAAGGCAGAGGGTACGCGGCGGTCGTCGGCGTGGTTGAGGACGTCTCGGGGAGCGCGCTCGACGTGGCTCTGGCCGTGGCAGACGGCGCCGGCGCGTTCAAGCAAGGCGGCTTCGCCGTGGAGGCCTCGGCGAGGGAGGAGGCGTTAGCGGATCTCCTAGGCGAGCAGATACTCAAGGCGTCTCTGCTGGCCGCCATAGAGGTCGCCTTCGAGCTCATGACGAAGGCCGGCGTGCCGCAGGAGCTGGCCGCGGTCGAGCTCTACGGCTCCGGCGAGCTGGGCGAGCTGGGGAGGCTCATGTCGCTCGTGGGGCCCTACGGCGCTCTGCGCCTCCAATCGCCCGTGGACGCGTACGGCCAGCTGGCGAGGGCGGGCACCTACAGGAAGGCAATAGCGCGGGTGGCCGCCAGAGTCCTCGAGGAGATTCTCGGCGGCGACTTCCCGAGAGAGATCTATCTGGAGAGGGCCGCCGGCTATGTGAAGTTCAACGCCTTGTGGAGGTCCGTAACCGCCAGCGAGCTGGCCCAGGCGGACGCGCGGCTGAGGGCCGCCTTGCGTCAAGGGCCGTAG
- a CDS encoding MoaD/ThiS family protein: protein MRVKVRIMAPLYFGLDSVDQISLDLNLEDGSVVEDVVNILNRIYPGFKNKIIKNGKVIEMHDILVNGRSIDFLDGLRTRLKDGDSILIVSPFGG from the coding sequence ATGCGGGTCAAGGTGAGGATCATGGCGCCGCTGTACTTCGGCCTAGATTCGGTCGACCAGATCTCGCTTGATCTAAACCTAGAGGACGGCTCCGTCGTGGAGGACGTCGTGAATATACTAAATAGAATTTATCCTGGCTTTAAGAATAAAATTATTAAAAATGGAAAAGTAATAGAGATGCACGATATATTGGTAAACGGCAGATCCATAGATTTCCTGGACGGCTTGAGGACGCGCCTCAAGGACGGCGACTCGATCCTCATAGTGTCTCCGTTCGGGGGATAA
- a CDS encoding aldehyde ferredoxin oxidoreductase family protein: MAIFRIARIDLKAEKVTEEVFKDDLLKKFLGGRGLGSYLALKEIPRGIDPLSPSNRLYIFAGPLSAMANLSTSRVTVVTKSPLTGSITHSNAGGNFAYWLRKSGYDGLVIEGAAEDPVYVVVKDGDVAIKPAKHLWGKWTGAAIKAILRENGFPEEEKAAGVAVVGPAGENLSRIAGIRMSDYERFAGRGGVGAVMGSKKLKGILVWGTRDLLKDVKDRAKFIAESTKLAQRLMSGPTAKALHIYGTNLLTAVINSIGAYPVRNFETGYAEEADKLTGEYIKKNYVVETHACMMCPIGCTQHVMVKSGPYKFVGKAKYEYENTWSLGANIGLFDPEADLRLQKLANELGFDTISLGNTLAAAVELAKKGKLKLDVDWGDAGALVDLVIRTANRSDIGDDLAEGDYRLALKYGDPSAFKGSRGQGLPAYDPRSLKGFSLSYFTANRGGDHLEAYSPTWEVLGVPEKVDPLCETPECIEKQARIVIYAQHLMALTDSVTYCKFATLDREGIFEKDLAHLFNLAYDWDVTPEDMLAIGERIFNVERLFHVKEGKWVKDELNPHFRNPIPTGPAKGHSSAKMFDEGIKIYYKLRGWVDGKPTYDTLKRLGLEEFQYLL; encoded by the coding sequence ATGGCGATATTCAGAATAGCTAGAATAGATCTCAAAGCCGAGAAGGTGACCGAGGAGGTGTTCAAGGACGATCTTCTGAAGAAGTTCCTGGGCGGCAGAGGCCTGGGCTCCTACCTGGCCCTCAAGGAAATACCCAGGGGAATAGATCCCCTCTCGCCCAGCAACAGGCTGTACATATTCGCCGGGCCTCTGTCGGCGATGGCGAACCTCTCCACCAGCCGTGTCACGGTCGTCACGAAGTCGCCTCTCACGGGCTCCATAACCCACTCCAACGCGGGCGGGAACTTCGCCTACTGGCTGAGGAAGTCTGGCTACGACGGCCTCGTCATAGAGGGCGCGGCCGAGGATCCCGTCTACGTGGTGGTCAAGGACGGCGACGTGGCTATAAAGCCGGCGAAGCACCTCTGGGGCAAATGGACCGGCGCGGCGATAAAGGCCATATTGAGGGAGAATGGGTTCCCCGAGGAGGAGAAGGCGGCCGGCGTCGCCGTGGTGGGCCCCGCCGGGGAGAACTTGTCGAGGATAGCGGGCATCAGGATGTCCGACTACGAGCGCTTCGCCGGGCGCGGCGGGGTCGGAGCAGTCATGGGCTCGAAGAAGCTCAAGGGCATACTTGTCTGGGGCACGCGCGACTTGCTTAAGGACGTCAAGGACCGCGCCAAGTTCATAGCTGAGTCCACCAAGCTCGCCCAGCGCCTCATGTCGGGCCCCACGGCGAAGGCCCTCCACATATACGGCACCAACTTACTAACGGCGGTGATAAACTCGATAGGGGCCTACCCCGTGAGGAACTTCGAGACGGGCTACGCCGAGGAGGCCGACAAGCTGACCGGCGAATACATAAAGAAGAACTACGTCGTGGAGACCCACGCCTGTATGATGTGCCCCATCGGTTGCACGCAACACGTCATGGTCAAGTCCGGCCCCTACAAGTTCGTCGGCAAGGCCAAGTACGAGTACGAGAACACCTGGAGCCTCGGCGCCAACATAGGCCTGTTCGACCCCGAGGCCGACCTACGCCTGCAGAAGCTAGCCAACGAGCTTGGGTTCGACACAATCTCGCTGGGAAACACCTTGGCCGCCGCCGTGGAGCTGGCCAAGAAGGGGAAGCTGAAGCTCGACGTGGATTGGGGAGACGCTGGGGCGTTGGTCGACTTAGTCATAAGGACGGCCAACAGGAGCGATATAGGCGACGATCTGGCAGAGGGAGACTACAGGCTGGCGCTGAAGTACGGCGACCCCAGCGCCTTCAAGGGCTCTAGAGGTCAGGGGCTTCCGGCCTACGACCCGAGATCCCTCAAGGGCTTCTCGCTCTCGTACTTCACCGCAAATAGAGGAGGCGACCACCTGGAGGCCTACTCCCCGACTTGGGAGGTCCTCGGCGTACCCGAGAAGGTGGACCCGCTCTGCGAGACCCCCGAGTGTATAGAGAAGCAGGCCAGGATCGTTATATATGCCCAGCACTTGATGGCCCTCACCGACTCGGTGACTTACTGCAAGTTCGCCACGCTAGACCGCGAGGGCATATTCGAGAAGGACCTTGCGCACCTCTTCAACCTGGCCTACGACTGGGACGTCACGCCGGAGGACATGCTGGCTATAGGCGAGAGGATATTCAACGTGGAGAGGCTGTTCCACGTGAAGGAGGGCAAGTGGGTCAAGGACGAGCTCAACCCGCACTTCAGGAACCCCATACCCACGGGCCCCGCCAAGGGCCACTCCTCGGCCAAGATGTTCGACGAGGGGATAAAGATATACTACAAGCTCAGGGGCTGGGTCGACGGAAAGCCCACGTACGATACCTTGAAGAGGCTGGGCCTCGAGGAGTTCCAGTACCTTCTGTAA
- a CDS encoding ubiquitin-like small modifier protein 1 — MIVKVRYLATLYDLMGVMKEAVEVPQGATVRDLVKIIDERHGGRLSREILDGDRLKDEYNILVNGRAVDYLAGLDTRLKDGDEVVFMPPVGGGCVN, encoded by the coding sequence ATGATCGTCAAGGTTAGGTATTTGGCCACCCTCTACGACTTGATGGGCGTCATGAAGGAGGCCGTGGAGGTCCCCCAAGGCGCCACCGTTCGCGATCTGGTGAAGATAATCGACGAGAGGCATGGGGGTAGGCTGTCCAGGGAGATCCTGGACGGCGACAGGCTGAAGGACGAGTATAATATTCTGGTCAACGGGCGCGCGGTCGACTACTTAGCGGGCCTCGACACGAGGCTGAAGGACGGCGACGAGGTTGTCTTCATGCCGCCGGTCGGAGGAGGTTGCGTTAATTAG
- a CDS encoding ribbon-helix-helix domain-containing protein: MGERKRMRLVSFKISERVVRGVDMLVTKGIFVTRNEAIRAALDMYFEGTAKRWLEMYNRRKAKS; this comes from the coding sequence GTGGGGGAGCGGAAGCGCATGAGGCTAGTGTCCTTCAAGATCTCCGAGAGGGTGGTGAGGGGCGTCGACATGTTGGTCACTAAGGGCATATTCGTGACGAGGAACGAGGCCATCAGGGCTGCCCTCGACATGTACTTCGAGGGGACCGCCAAGAGGTGGCTCGAGATGTACAATAGGCGGAAGGCTAAGTCTTGA
- a CDS encoding fumarate hydratase, translated as MDLEEVVLKAAKEAIVKASISPALDVVGSLRRAYDAESSEAARVQIGAILKNIELATSATSAVCQDTGVPTFFVKLGDGFPIRSKVLSILTDAVRQVTKELPLRPNTADPFTERNPGDNTGLGVPVFDVELFDGDYLQFTYVPKGGGSELPGKAMVLPPGVAFKELPKIVLESVIDAGPMPCPPVIVGIGIGPTLDAAAKLAKKAATLRPVGSRNQNPEVAKMEEALLRAINKLGLGAHGVGGDVTALDVHIEYAYRHPATFALAIVFSCWATRRATATVWPDGRYEVKT; from the coding sequence ATGGACCTTGAGGAGGTCGTGCTCAAGGCAGCCAAGGAGGCCATTGTCAAGGCCAGCATATCCCCCGCGCTCGACGTAGTGGGCTCGCTCAGGAGGGCCTACGACGCCGAGTCGTCGGAGGCGGCGAGGGTCCAGATAGGGGCCATCCTGAAGAACATAGAGCTCGCGACGTCCGCCACGTCGGCCGTCTGCCAAGACACGGGAGTGCCCACCTTCTTCGTGAAGCTGGGGGACGGGTTCCCCATCAGGAGCAAGGTATTGTCCATACTCACGGACGCCGTGAGGCAGGTCACCAAGGAGCTCCCGCTTAGGCCCAACACCGCGGATCCCTTCACCGAGAGGAACCCCGGCGACAACACCGGGCTCGGCGTCCCTGTGTTCGACGTAGAGCTGTTCGACGGCGACTACCTCCAGTTCACCTACGTGCCGAAGGGCGGCGGCTCGGAGCTGCCGGGCAAGGCCATGGTCCTCCCGCCCGGCGTAGCCTTCAAGGAGCTACCCAAGATAGTCCTCGAGTCTGTGATAGACGCGGGGCCCATGCCCTGCCCGCCGGTGATAGTGGGGATAGGCATAGGCCCGACGCTGGACGCGGCCGCCAAGCTGGCGAAGAAGGCCGCTACCTTAAGGCCGGTGGGCTCCAGGAACCAGAACCCGGAGGTGGCCAAGATGGAGGAGGCCCTCCTAAGGGCCATAAACAAGCTTGGCCTAGGGGCGCACGGCGTCGGCGGCGATGTAACTGCGCTGGACGTACATATAGAGTACGCCTACAGGCACCCGGCCACCTTCGCGCTGGCGATAGTCTTCAGCTGTTGGGCCACCCGCAGGGCTACGGCCACAGTCTGGCCCGACGGAAGGTACGAGGTCAAGACTTAG
- a CDS encoding FumA C-terminus/TtdB family hydratase beta subunit — protein sequence MATYRLRTPLRDEDVERLRVGDTLYISGILVSARDAAHARMLEYLKEGRQLPVDLRGGAIYHAGPVAKKEGDSWRIIAMGPTTSARMEAFEADVIEKLGVKLIIGKGGMGRRTAEAMKRHKAAYAIFTGGAGVLAARAIKRVVDVHWLDLGMAEAMWVLEVEDFGPLTVMIDPTGYNFYDEAREKMRAKVPELVKELGEVFKA from the coding sequence ATGGCGACCTACAGGCTGAGGACTCCGTTGAGGGACGAGGACGTGGAGAGGCTTCGGGTCGGCGACACGCTCTACATCTCCGGCATTTTGGTGAGCGCCCGCGACGCGGCCCACGCCAGAATGCTCGAGTACTTGAAGGAGGGGAGGCAACTCCCCGTCGATTTGAGGGGCGGTGCGATATACCACGCGGGCCCGGTTGCCAAGAAGGAGGGCGACAGCTGGAGGATAATCGCCATGGGCCCGACGACGTCGGCGAGGATGGAGGCGTTCGAGGCCGACGTGATAGAGAAGCTCGGCGTCAAGCTGATAATAGGCAAGGGCGGCATGGGGAGGAGGACCGCGGAGGCCATGAAGAGGCACAAGGCGGCCTACGCCATATTCACCGGCGGCGCCGGGGTCCTGGCGGCCCGCGCCATAAAGAGGGTCGTAGACGTCCACTGGCTTGACCTAGGCATGGCCGAGGCCATGTGGGTCCTGGAGGTCGAGGACTTCGGCCCTCTGACAGTCATGATAGACCCGACCGGTTACAACTTCTACGACGAGGCGAGGGAGAAGATGAGGGCTAAGGTGCCCGAGCTGGTCAAGGAGCTCGGGGAGGTCTTCAAGGCGTAG
- a CDS encoding GNAT family N-acetyltransferase, producing the protein MELDFYEITGRYDEVAKFYSSVGEESRYLRFLAAVRDPASIYSYMWSCGGRSFLVVEGRRPVALVDVTPCGDEAEAGIVVVDSLQGRGYGTKIAEVFAELLPRLGFDVVKAEIYRENLKALSIARRLGASVVCRGVICTVRLNLRQRALRGVAALKLVATP; encoded by the coding sequence GTGGAGCTGGATTTCTACGAGATCACGGGCAGATACGACGAAGTGGCCAAGTTCTACTCCTCGGTCGGCGAGGAGAGCAGATATCTCCGCTTCCTGGCGGCCGTGAGGGACCCGGCGAGCATATACAGCTACATGTGGTCCTGCGGGGGTAGGAGCTTTCTAGTCGTCGAGGGCAGGAGGCCGGTCGCGCTGGTCGACGTGACCCCTTGCGGTGACGAGGCAGAGGCCGGCATAGTCGTCGTCGACTCGCTCCAGGGGAGGGGGTACGGGACTAAGATAGCCGAGGTATTCGCCGAGCTTCTGCCCCGGCTGGGGTTCGACGTGGTTAAGGCCGAGATCTATAGGGAGAACCTCAAGGCTCTGTCCATAGCGAGGAGGCTGGGCGCCTCGGTCGTCTGCAGAGGCGTTATATGCACTGTGAGGCTTAACCTAAGACAGAGGGCTCTCAGAGGCGTGGCGGCCCTCAAGCTGGTTGCTACGCCTTGA
- the fbp gene encoding fructose-1,6-bisphosphate aldolase/phosphatase, protein MKVTISIIKADVGGWPGHAWVHPKMLELAAERLKEAQKRGLLIDYFVYNVGDDISLLMTHTKGPDHSDIHGLAWDIFKEVTEKVARKYKLYGAGQDLLKEAFSGNVRGMGPQVAELEIEERPSEPVITFAADKTEPGAFNLPMYKIFADPFNTAGLVIDPAMHEGFLFEVLDVYEHKVYLLKTPEDSYSLLGLIGTTGRYIVRRVYRRADGAPAAAVSVERLNLIAGRYVGKDDPVAIIRAQHGMPAVGEVLEAFAYPHMVHGWMRGSHAGPLMPMRFYQIDAERRIAVGAKMTRFDGPPKVGALGWQLHDGYLEGPVDLFDDPAFDYTRQLAAQITEYIRRMGPFQPHRLPPEEMEYTTLPKILAKVKAYGADDYEKNRERYIKEAIAAAEVAASHD, encoded by the coding sequence ATGAAGGTCACCATATCGATCATAAAAGCCGACGTGGGCGGCTGGCCGGGCCACGCCTGGGTCCACCCCAAGATGCTCGAGCTAGCCGCCGAGAGGCTGAAGGAGGCCCAGAAACGCGGCCTTCTCATAGACTACTTCGTTTACAACGTCGGCGACGATATATCTCTTCTGATGACGCACACCAAGGGGCCCGACCACAGCGACATACACGGACTCGCCTGGGACATATTCAAGGAGGTGACCGAGAAAGTGGCGAGGAAGTACAAGCTTTACGGAGCCGGGCAAGACCTCCTCAAGGAGGCCTTTTCGGGCAACGTGAGGGGCATGGGGCCGCAGGTTGCCGAGCTCGAAATAGAGGAGAGGCCCTCCGAGCCCGTCATAACCTTCGCCGCGGACAAGACGGAGCCGGGAGCCTTCAACTTGCCGATGTACAAGATATTCGCCGACCCCTTCAACACGGCCGGCTTAGTCATAGACCCGGCGATGCACGAGGGCTTCCTCTTCGAGGTACTGGACGTATACGAGCACAAGGTGTACCTCCTCAAGACGCCCGAGGACTCCTACTCGCTGTTGGGGCTCATAGGAACTACGGGGCGTTACATCGTCAGGCGGGTCTACAGGAGGGCGGACGGGGCGCCGGCCGCCGCGGTGAGCGTGGAGAGGCTTAACCTGATAGCGGGCCGGTATGTGGGCAAGGACGACCCGGTCGCCATAATCCGCGCGCAACACGGCATGCCTGCGGTGGGTGAGGTTCTGGAGGCTTTCGCGTATCCCCACATGGTCCACGGCTGGATGCGCGGCAGCCACGCCGGCCCTCTAATGCCCATGCGCTTCTACCAGATAGACGCCGAGAGGAGGATAGCGGTTGGGGCCAAGATGACCAGGTTCGACGGGCCGCCGAAGGTCGGGGCCCTCGGCTGGCAACTGCACGACGGATACCTCGAGGGGCCGGTCGACCTCTTCGACGACCCTGCCTTCGACTACACGCGCCAGCTCGCCGCCCAGATAACCGAGTACATACGCCGCATGGGGCCGTTCCAGCCCCACCGCCTTCCGCCGGAGGAGATGGAATATACAACTCTGCCCAAGATACTGGCCAAGGTCAAGGCCTACGGCGCGGACGACTACGAGAAGAACAGGGAGAGGTACATCAAGGAGGCTATCGCAGCGGCCGAGGTGGCGGCCTCGCACGACTAG